In a genomic window of [Empedobacter] haloabium:
- a CDS encoding sensor histidine kinase has translation MRPTSLLLAATLLLVVRLTLRMSACEATPAEQREADARARLAGRRATDYALENIREEERAYIARELHDDLGQLLATLRVDMSLLLQQPAPNPAIRELMTGMDERLLSAITSLRRIASNLRPRALDEGGLYFALQSLRHDFEQRHGVACKLEARESELVLNDRTSTAIYRIVQESLTNIARHANASHVRIVLRRAHGMLHVTIDDDGRGIAQSDMEKPASFGLLGMRERVWAIRGDIAITGSPRGTRIAIHLPLPE, from the coding sequence ATGCGACCCACATCCCTGCTGCTGGCAGCGACCTTGCTGCTGGTAGTCCGCCTGACCCTGCGCATGAGTGCGTGCGAGGCGACCCCGGCGGAACAGCGCGAGGCCGACGCGCGCGCGCGCCTGGCCGGCCGCCGCGCCACCGACTACGCACTGGAGAACATCCGCGAGGAAGAGCGCGCCTATATCGCACGCGAGCTGCATGACGACCTGGGCCAGTTGCTGGCCACCTTGCGCGTGGACATGAGCCTGCTGTTGCAGCAACCCGCCCCCAATCCGGCGATACGCGAGCTGATGACCGGCATGGACGAGCGGCTGCTGTCCGCCATCACGTCGCTGCGGCGCATCGCCAGCAACCTGCGCCCGCGCGCGCTGGACGAAGGCGGCCTGTACTTCGCGCTGCAGTCGCTGCGGCACGATTTCGAGCAGCGCCACGGCGTCGCATGCAAGCTCGAGGCCCGCGAAAGCGAACTGGTGCTGAACGACCGCACCAGTACCGCCATCTACCGCATCGTGCAGGAATCGCTGACGAACATCGCCCGTCATGCCAACGCCAGCCACGTCCGTATCGTCCTGCGGCGAGCCCACGGCATGCTGCACGTGACGATCGACGACGATGGTCGCGGCATCGCCCAGTCCGACATGGAAAAGCCCGCCTCGTTCGGGCTGCTCGGCATGCGCGAGCGGGTCTGGGCCATCCGCGGTGATATTGCGATCACGGGCAGCCCGCGCGGCACCCGCATCGCCATCCATCTGCCATTGCCGGAGTAA
- a CDS encoding LytTR family DNA-binding domain-containing protein: MPTAILADDERLMRDQLRMRLGQVWPDLDIVGEAKNGDEAISLVDELKPDFTFLDIRMPGKTGMEAAAAIGNKSHVVFVTAYDAYAVEAFERGAVDYVLKPPEQERLKITAERLKDRLARPAGDVNASVTAMLSQLAEKIATPKPKYLQWIQASIGQDLRMIPVEEILFFRSDEKYTCVQTEKFEALIRKPVRDLAEELDPSLFWQIHRATLVNVNAIEGVTRDIRGRHLVMIKGRPDKLEVSRSFLHLFKQM, translated from the coding sequence ATGCCTACTGCGATCTTAGCCGACGATGAACGTTTGATGCGCGACCAGCTGCGCATGCGCCTGGGCCAGGTGTGGCCCGACCTGGACATCGTGGGCGAGGCGAAGAATGGCGACGAAGCCATCAGCCTGGTCGACGAACTGAAGCCGGACTTCACCTTCCTCGATATCCGCATGCCTGGCAAGACCGGCATGGAAGCGGCTGCCGCCATCGGCAACAAGAGTCACGTCGTGTTCGTCACGGCGTACGACGCCTATGCCGTCGAAGCTTTCGAGCGCGGCGCGGTGGACTACGTGCTGAAGCCGCCTGAGCAGGAACGCCTGAAGATCACGGCCGAGCGCCTGAAGGACCGCCTGGCCAGGCCGGCCGGCGACGTCAACGCCAGCGTCACCGCCATGCTGTCGCAACTGGCCGAAAAGATCGCCACCCCGAAACCGAAGTACCTGCAGTGGATCCAGGCCAGCATCGGCCAGGACCTGCGCATGATCCCCGTCGAAGAGATCCTGTTCTTCCGCTCGGACGAGAAATACACCTGCGTGCAGACCGAGAAATTCGAAGCGCTGATCCGCAAGCCCGTGCGCGACCTGGCCGAGGAGCTGGACCCGTCGCTGTTCTGGCAGATCCACCGTGCCACGCTCGTCAACGTGAATGCGATCGAAGGCGTCACGCGCGACATCCGCGGCCGCCACCTGGTCATGATCAAGGGCCGCCCGGACAAGCTTGAGGTCAGCCGCAGCTTCCTGCACCTGTTCAAGCAGATGTAA
- a CDS encoding histidine kinase, whose amino-acid sequence MFPTPKAQETFKTALAWLHKAFDRTATWVTQLSWWKFFLFAALALIAASILQEELFSPNMDEDLEMYSHKRAKADADAPNIVIDDSGIRFNPRGGKLRKSPDIDTPQTAETPDATEPGEVPDAPEAPPAPEVAPAAPAAPAAPAAPAAPARPAKSAPAVTALPGEEVHIELPPQIGEELSNALEKAVDNAAEEKVSRYHEQASTWFKSFVSLLVLTLFGMKALMGGKKKAEAQTQYANAAAERESMQRQLSEAKMQMMQAQVEPHFLFNTLASVEHLIETDPPRASAMQRSLIKYLRAVLPQMRDNTLITNLGREADMVVAYLALLKMRMEERLTIDFNIPDGLRSAAFPPMMLQSMVENAIKHGLEAKPEGGTLKVRAEVAHSKLRVIVADDGLGFGAKPSDGTGLGLMTIRERLKLLHGDQGQLHIEPNSPSGVIATIEVPYQLSQQAPK is encoded by the coding sequence ATGTTCCCCACGCCCAAAGCACAAGAGACGTTCAAAACCGCACTGGCCTGGCTGCACAAGGCGTTCGACCGCACGGCGACCTGGGTCACGCAACTCTCCTGGTGGAAATTCTTCCTGTTCGCCGCGCTGGCCCTGATCGCGGCCTCCATCCTCCAGGAGGAACTGTTCTCGCCAAATATGGACGAGGACCTGGAGATGTACTCCCACAAGCGTGCCAAGGCGGATGCCGACGCACCGAATATCGTCATCGACGACAGTGGCATCCGCTTCAACCCGCGCGGCGGCAAATTGCGCAAGAGCCCGGACATCGACACGCCGCAGACAGCGGAAACGCCCGACGCGACCGAACCGGGCGAGGTCCCCGATGCGCCGGAAGCACCGCCCGCGCCGGAGGTGGCACCAGCCGCTCCCGCGGCACCGGCCGCGCCTGCCGCACCGGCGGCTCCCGCCAGGCCGGCCAAGTCGGCGCCGGCTGTCACGGCCCTGCCTGGCGAAGAGGTCCATATCGAGTTACCGCCGCAGATCGGCGAGGAATTGTCGAACGCCCTGGAAAAGGCCGTCGACAACGCCGCCGAGGAGAAGGTTTCGCGCTACCACGAGCAGGCCTCGACGTGGTTCAAGAGCTTCGTGTCGCTGCTGGTCCTGACGCTGTTCGGCATGAAGGCCCTGATGGGCGGCAAAAAGAAGGCCGAGGCCCAGACACAGTATGCCAACGCTGCCGCCGAGCGCGAATCCATGCAGCGCCAGCTGTCGGAAGCGAAGATGCAGATGATGCAGGCGCAGGTCGAGCCGCACTTCCTGTTCAACACGCTGGCCTCCGTCGAGCATCTGATCGAGACGGACCCGCCACGCGCCTCGGCGATGCAGCGCAGCCTGATCAAGTACCTGCGCGCCGTGTTGCCGCAGATGCGCGACAACACCTTGATCACCAACCTGGGCCGGGAAGCCGATATGGTGGTCGCCTACCTGGCTCTGCTGAAGATGCGCATGGAAGAACGGCTGACGATCGACTTCAATATACCCGACGGCCTGCGCAGCGCGGCCTTCCCGCCGATGATGCTGCAGTCGATGGTGGAAAACGCCATCAAGCATGGCCTGGAAGCCAAGCCGGAGGGCGGCACGCTGAAGGTACGTGCCGAGGTGGCGCACAGCAAGCTGCGCGTCATCGTGGCGGACGACGGCCTGGGCTTCGGCGCCAAGCCCAGCGACGGCACCGGCCTGGGCCTGATGACGATCCGCGAACGCCTGAAACTGCTGCACGGCGACCAGGGTCAGCTGCACATCGAGCCGAACAGCCCGAGCGGCGTCATCGCCACCATCGAGGTGCCGTACCAGCTGTCGCAACAAGCCCCGAAATGA